Proteins encoded by one window of Enterobacter pseudoroggenkampii:
- the wcaF gene encoding colanic acid biosynthesis acetyltransferase WcaF: MQDLKGFSVPKGFRGAGGIKVQLWWAVQATLFAWSPQILYRWRAFLLRLFGAKIGKNVVIRPSVKITYPWKLTLGDYAWVGDDAVLYTLGEITIGANSVVSQKCYLCTGSHDFMSQHFDITASPIVIGEKCWLATDVFVAPGVSVGDGTVVGARSSVFKSLPANKVCRGNPAVVIRERVETD; this comes from the coding sequence ATGCAGGATCTGAAAGGTTTCTCCGTACCGAAAGGTTTTCGGGGCGCGGGCGGTATTAAAGTGCAGCTGTGGTGGGCCGTTCAGGCCACCTTATTTGCCTGGTCTCCACAAATACTGTACCGCTGGCGAGCATTTTTATTGCGCCTGTTTGGCGCAAAAATAGGAAAAAACGTAGTCATCAGACCTTCGGTAAAAATTACCTATCCGTGGAAATTAACGCTTGGGGATTACGCCTGGGTAGGGGATGACGCGGTGTTATATACCCTGGGCGAGATTACGATTGGCGCAAATTCGGTGGTTTCACAGAAATGTTATTTGTGCACCGGCAGCCACGATTTTATGAGTCAGCATTTTGATATTACCGCTTCGCCTATTGTGATTGGCGAAAAATGCTGGCTGGCAACGGATGTTTTTGTTGCACCGGGTGTTTCTGTTGGCGATGGCACGGTAGTCGGTGCCCGCAGCAGCGTTTTTAAATCGCTACCGGCAAATAAAGTTTGCCGTGGCAACCCCGCAGTGGTGATACGCGAACGCGTTGAAACTGATTAA
- the wcaE gene encoding colanic acid biosynthesis glycosyltransferase WcaE, with protein MFLSVITVAFRNYEGVVKTWRSLRNLARDPSLTFEWIVVDGGSNDGTAEFLEKLNGEFNLRYISEKDKGIYDAMNKGINMAQGRYAIFLNSGDIFHDDVALFARQLARQKEDAMYIGDALLDFGDGHKVCRSAKPGWYIYHSLPASHQAIFFPVKGLKKQPYDLQYKVSSDYALAASLYKSGYPFRRIKGLVSEFSMGGVSTSNNLELCQDAKNVQRKILRVPAFWAELSYLLRVRTTGKTKALYNKA; from the coding sequence ATGTTTCTTAGCGTCATTACTGTCGCTTTTCGTAATTACGAAGGGGTGGTAAAAACCTGGCGCTCGCTGCGCAACCTGGCGCGCGATCCAAGCCTCACCTTTGAGTGGATTGTGGTCGACGGCGGCTCGAACGATGGCACGGCGGAGTTTCTGGAAAAACTCAACGGTGAGTTCAACTTACGCTACATCAGCGAGAAAGATAAAGGCATCTACGATGCGATGAATAAAGGCATCAACATGGCACAAGGCCGTTATGCCATCTTCCTGAATTCGGGTGACATTTTCCATGATGACGTGGCGCTGTTTGCCCGTCAGCTGGCGCGCCAGAAAGAGGATGCCATGTATATTGGCGATGCACTGCTCGATTTTGGCGACGGACATAAAGTGTGCCGTAGCGCGAAGCCAGGCTGGTATATCTATCACAGCTTACCGGCCAGCCATCAGGCTATTTTCTTCCCGGTAAAAGGTCTGAAAAAACAGCCTTACGATTTGCAGTATAAAGTGTCTTCCGATTATGCACTGGCTGCCAGCCTGTACAAATCAGGTTACCCGTTCCGTCGAATTAAAGGGCTGGTATCTGAATTCTCAATGGGCGGCGTGTCAACGTCTAATAATCTGGAATTGTGCCAGGATGCCAAAAACGTACAGCGTAAAATATTACGCGTGCCGGCATTCTGGGCGGAATTGTCTTATTTATTACGCGTGCGCACCACGGGTAAAACGAAAGCCTTATATAACAAAGCCTGA
- the wcaD gene encoding colanic acid polymerase WcaD, with protein MSRSIRVCSYLLLPLIYLLVNVKIAQLGESFPITIVTFLPVLLLLYVDKINLKKLMIALGLGTGLTLFNYIFGQSLDASKYVTSTMLFVYIVIIIGMVWSIRFKTISPHNYRKILRFFYIAVALIVMLAALEMAQIILTGGSSLMEIISKYLIYSNSYVLNFIKFGGKRTTALYFEPAFFALALISIWLSIKQFGIKTPKTDAMILAGIVLSGSFSGVMTFILFYLLEWAFQYLNKDAIKKKLPLAIISLTVFMVGVIFAFPYISERLGDLGTEGSSSYYRIIGPLVMVGYSLTHIDGVVRFGSLYEYVASFGIFNGADVGKTIDNGLYLLIIYFSWFAVLLTLWYLFKVFKMMINAFGDNQNFRVQLYLFTPVSLFFTGSIFSPEYAFLIVCPFILRKALNITNV; from the coding sequence ATGTCTCGTTCTATCAGAGTCTGTAGTTATCTGCTGCTGCCGCTGATCTACCTGCTGGTCAACGTCAAAATTGCCCAGCTCGGCGAAAGCTTCCCGATAACCATCGTGACCTTCTTGCCCGTTCTGCTTCTGCTGTATGTCGATAAAATCAACCTGAAGAAGCTGATGATTGCCTTAGGGCTGGGCACGGGCCTGACGCTGTTTAACTACATCTTTGGCCAGTCGCTGGATGCCAGTAAATACGTTACGTCAACCATGCTGTTTGTTTATATCGTCATTATTATCGGTATGGTCTGGAGTATTCGGTTTAAAACTATTTCTCCACACAATTATCGGAAAATCCTTAGGTTCTTTTATATTGCCGTTGCGTTAATTGTTATGCTTGCCGCACTGGAGATGGCGCAAATTATTCTGACCGGTGGCAGCAGCCTGATGGAGATAATTTCGAAATATCTCATTTACAGTAACAGCTATGTATTGAACTTCATCAAGTTTGGCGGGAAGCGTACTACAGCCCTCTATTTTGAACCGGCGTTTTTCGCTCTGGCGTTAATCTCAATTTGGCTCAGCATCAAACAGTTTGGTATCAAAACGCCTAAGACCGATGCTATGATTCTTGCAGGAATTGTTCTGTCTGGATCGTTCTCAGGGGTAATGACATTTATCCTGTTTTACCTGCTGGAGTGGGCGTTCCAGTACCTGAACAAAGATGCGATTAAGAAAAAACTGCCGCTGGCGATTATCTCTCTGACGGTATTTATGGTAGGCGTGATATTTGCCTTCCCGTACATCTCAGAACGTCTGGGTGATTTGGGAACGGAAGGGTCTTCGTCCTATTATCGCATCATTGGACCACTGGTGATGGTGGGTTATTCATTAACCCATATTGATGGGGTAGTAAGATTCGGCTCACTTTACGAATATGTTGCATCATTCGGAATCTTTAACGGTGCGGATGTCGGTAAAACCATAGACAATGGTCTGTATCTGTTAATTATTTATTTTTCGTGGTTCGCCGTACTGTTGACCCTGTGGTATCTGTTTAAAGTTTTCAAAATGATGATTAACGCGTTTGGTGATAACCAGAACTTTCGCGTTCAGCTTTATCTTTTTACTCCGGTGTCGCTGTTTTTTACCGGGTCAATATTTAGCCCGGAATATGCTTTCTTGATTGTCTGTCCGTTTATTCTGCGCAAGGCGCTTAATATTACGAACGTATGA
- the wcaC gene encoding colanic acid biosynthesis glycosyltransferase WcaC: protein MNILQFNVRLAEGGAAGVALDLHQRALQKGLQSRFIYGYGKGGKKSVSHDNFPQVHKHTPRLTSIANIALFRLFNRDLFGNLNNLYRTVTRTTGPVVLHFHVLHSYWLNLEEVVAFCQKVQAHKPDTRFVWTLHDHWSVTGRCAFTDGCEGWKDNCQKCPTLSNYPPVKVDRAHQLVAGKRQLFRDMLSLGCTFISPSQHVADAFNSLYGAGRCQIINNGIDVATEAILAELTPVAETAGKPKIAIVAHDLRYDGKTNQQLVRDMMALGDKIELHTFGKFSPFEGANVVNHGFETDKRKLMSALNEMDALVFSSRVDNYPLILCEALSIGVPVIATHSDAAREVLEKSGGKTFTEQEVLPLVQLPKAQIAEIVFGTDLESFRNRSRKAYSGQQMLEEYVSFYQSL from the coding sequence ATGAACATTCTGCAATTTAACGTACGCCTCGCAGAAGGCGGAGCGGCAGGCGTGGCCCTGGATCTGCACCAGCGCGCGCTGCAAAAAGGACTTCAGTCGCGTTTTATTTATGGCTACGGCAAAGGCGGAAAGAAAAGCGTCAGCCACGATAACTTCCCGCAGGTGCACAAGCACACGCCGCGTCTGACCTCGATTGCCAACATCGCGCTGTTCCGCCTGTTTAACCGCGATCTGTTTGGCAACCTGAACAATCTTTACCGCACGGTGACCCGCACCACGGGCCCGGTTGTGCTGCATTTTCACGTGCTGCACAGCTACTGGCTGAATCTGGAAGAGGTGGTGGCGTTTTGTCAGAAGGTGCAGGCCCACAAGCCCGACACCCGCTTTGTCTGGACGCTGCACGATCACTGGAGCGTAACCGGGCGCTGCGCGTTTACCGACGGTTGCGAAGGCTGGAAAGATAACTGCCAGAAGTGCCCGACGTTAAGCAACTATCCGCCGGTGAAGGTGGATCGCGCGCATCAGCTGGTGGCCGGAAAGCGTCAGCTGTTCCGCGACATGCTCTCGCTCGGCTGTACGTTTATCTCTCCAAGCCAGCACGTGGCCGATGCCTTCAACAGCCTGTACGGGGCAGGGCGCTGTCAGATTATCAACAACGGCATCGACGTGGCGACGGAAGCCATTCTTGCGGAGCTGACCCCGGTGGCGGAAACCGCAGGCAAACCGAAAATCGCTATCGTAGCGCATGACCTGCGCTACGACGGTAAAACCAACCAGCAGCTGGTGCGCGACATGATGGCGCTGGGGGACAAGATAGAGCTTCATACCTTCGGCAAGTTTTCACCGTTCGAAGGGGCCAACGTGGTGAACCACGGGTTTGAGACCGACAAGCGCAAGCTGATGAGCGCGCTGAATGAAATGGACGCGCTGGTGTTCAGCTCCCGCGTGGATAACTACCCGCTGATCCTCTGCGAAGCGCTCTCAATCGGCGTGCCGGTGATTGCCACCCACAGCGATGCGGCACGTGAAGTGCTGGAAAAATCCGGCGGGAAAACCTTCACGGAGCAGGAGGTCCTGCCCCTGGTACAGCTGCCGAAGGCGCAGATTGCTGAGATCGTTTTTGGCACTGACCTGGAATCGTTCCGCAACCGCAGCCGCAAGGCCTACAGTGGACAACAGATGCTGGAGGAGTATGTCTCGTTCTATCAGAGTCTGTAG
- the wcaB gene encoding colanic acid biosynthesis acetyltransferase WcaB, translating to MFLEDCRANSWSLRPCCMVLAYRIAHFCSVWRKKNVLNNIWAAPVLVLYRIITECFFGYEIQAAATIGRRFTIHHGYAVVINKFVVAGDDFTIRHAVTIGNRGPDSLACPVIGNNVELGANVVIIGDITIGNNVTIGAGSVVLDSIPDNALVVGEKARVKVIK from the coding sequence ATGTTTCTGGAAGATTGCCGCGCTAACAGCTGGAGCCTGCGTCCGTGCTGCATGGTTCTGGCGTACCGCATCGCGCACTTTTGCTCGGTGTGGCGTAAGAAAAACGTCCTGAACAACATCTGGGCGGCACCCGTGCTGGTGCTGTATCGCATCATCACCGAATGCTTTTTTGGCTATGAAATCCAGGCCGCTGCCACCATTGGCCGCCGCTTTACCATCCACCACGGCTATGCGGTGGTGATCAACAAGTTCGTGGTCGCCGGGGATGATTTCACCATTCGTCATGCGGTCACCATTGGCAACCGTGGGCCTGACAGCCTGGCCTGCCCGGTCATCGGCAATAACGTCGAGCTGGGGGCTAACGTGGTGATCATCGGTGACATCACGATTGGTAATAACGTCACGATTGGTGCTGGCAGCGTGGTGTTGGACAGCATTCCGGATAACGCGCTGGTGGTGGGAGAAAAAGCCCGCGTGAAGGTGATTAAATGA
- the wcaA gene encoding colanic acid biosynthesis glycosyltransferase WcaA — MTTQRPLVSIYMPTWNRQQLAIRAIKSVLRQDYDNWELIIVDDCSSSYEQLQKFVTDLNDPRVVYTHNAINSGACAVRNQAIMQAKGQYLTGIDDDDEWTPNRLSIFLSHKEQLVTHAFLYANDYVCQGEVYSQPASLPLYPKSPYSRRLFYKRNIIGNQVFTWAWRFKECLFDTELKAAQDYDIFLRMVVEYGEPWKVEEATQILHINHGEMQITSSPKKFSGYFHFYRKHKDKFDRASRKYQLFTLYQIRNKRMNWRTLLTLLSVRNGKRLADGLRGK; from the coding sequence ATGACCACACAACGCCCTTTAGTTTCAATCTATATGCCGACATGGAATCGTCAGCAGCTGGCGATCCGCGCAATCAAGTCGGTGTTACGTCAGGATTACGATAACTGGGAGCTGATCATCGTTGATGACTGCTCTTCCTCGTATGAACAGCTGCAAAAGTTTGTGACTGACCTCAACGACCCGCGGGTGGTCTATACGCATAACGCCATTAACTCCGGCGCATGTGCGGTGCGTAATCAGGCGATTATGCAGGCCAAAGGGCAGTATCTGACCGGTATCGACGACGATGACGAATGGACGCCGAACCGCCTGTCTATCTTCCTGTCGCATAAAGAACAGCTGGTTACGCACGCTTTCCTGTATGCCAACGACTATGTCTGCCAGGGCGAAGTTTATTCGCAGCCCGCCAGTCTGCCGCTGTATCCGAAATCACCTTATTCTCGCCGCCTGTTCTACAAGCGCAACATTATTGGTAACCAGGTCTTCACCTGGGCGTGGCGTTTCAAAGAGTGCCTGTTCGATACCGAACTCAAGGCCGCGCAGGATTACGATATCTTCCTGCGCATGGTGGTGGAATACGGTGAACCGTGGAAAGTGGAAGAGGCCACGCAGATCCTGCACATCAACCACGGGGAGATGCAAATCACCTCCTCGCCGAAAAAGTTCTCCGGCTACTTCCATTTTTACCGCAAGCACAAGGACAAGTTTGACCGTGCCAGCCGTAAATATCAGCTCTTTACCCTCTATCAGATCCGCAATAAGCGCATGAACTGGCGCACGCTGCTGACGCTGCTTTCCGTGCGTAACGGCAAGCGCCTGGCTGACGGGCTTCGGGGGAAATAA
- the wzc gene encoding tyrosine-protein kinase Wzc encodes MTEKTRPSAAPISGSDEIDIGRLVGTVVEAKWWVLGITAVFAAAAVVYTLFATPIYSADALVQIEQNTGNSLVQDIGSALANKPPASDAEIQLIQSRLVLGKTVHDLGLDISVTKNTFPVFGAGWDRLMGRSNDTVKVTDFVLPKGAADQTFTLTVLGPKQYQLTSDAGFSARGEVGQMLTKDGVSMMVSAINAQEGGEFTVTKFSTLGMINNLQNNLTVTENGKDTGVLSMTFTGEDKDQIRDILNSITRNYLEQNVERKSAEAAKSLAFLAKQLPEVRGRLDDAENKLNAYRQDKDSVDLPLEAKSVLDSMVNIDAQLNELTFKEAEISKLYTKRHPAYRTLLEKRRTLEEEKAKLNDRVTAMPKTQQEIVRLTRDVESGQQVYMQLLNKQQELKITEASTVGDVRIVDPAITQPGVLKPKKALIILGSIILGLMLSIVGVLLRSLFNRGIESPQVLEESGINVYASIPLSEWQKSRDSVKTIKGVKRYKQSQLLAVGNPTDLAIEAIRSLRTSLHFAMMQAKNNVLMLTGVSPSIGKTFVCANLAAVVSQTNKRVLLIDCDMRKGYTHELLGTNNVNGLSEILLGKGDISQSAKPTTVPKFDLIPRGQVPPNPSELLMSERFTELVEWASKNYDLVLIDTPPILAVTDAAVVGRHAGTTLMVARYAVNTLKEVETSLSRFEQNGIEVKGVILNSIFRRATGYQDYGYYEYEYKSDSK; translated from the coding sequence ATGACAGAAAAAACAAGACCTTCTGCCGCCCCGATTTCGGGCAGTGATGAAATTGATATTGGGCGCCTGGTCGGCACTGTTGTAGAGGCAAAGTGGTGGGTGCTTGGCATTACCGCCGTATTTGCCGCGGCGGCCGTCGTCTACACGCTGTTCGCCACCCCTATCTACAGCGCCGACGCGCTGGTGCAGATCGAGCAGAATACCGGCAACTCGCTGGTGCAGGACATCGGTTCCGCGCTGGCGAACAAGCCGCCGGCATCCGACGCCGAAATTCAGCTCATCCAGTCACGTCTGGTGCTGGGTAAAACGGTTCACGACCTCGGGCTCGATATCTCCGTCACCAAAAATACCTTCCCGGTCTTTGGTGCCGGCTGGGATCGTCTGATGGGGCGAAGCAACGACACGGTGAAAGTGACTGACTTCGTGCTGCCGAAAGGGGCTGCCGATCAGACGTTTACCCTGACGGTGCTTGGTCCGAAACAGTACCAGCTAACCAGCGACGCAGGTTTTAGCGCGCGCGGTGAAGTAGGGCAGATGCTGACCAAAGACGGCGTCAGCATGATGGTCAGCGCGATCAACGCCCAGGAGGGCGGTGAATTCACCGTCACCAAATTCTCCACGCTGGGGATGATCAACAATCTGCAGAACAACCTGACCGTCACCGAAAACGGTAAGGACACCGGCGTGCTGAGCATGACCTTTACCGGTGAAGATAAGGATCAGATCCGCGACATCCTGAACAGCATTACCCGCAACTATCTTGAGCAGAACGTTGAGCGTAAATCGGCGGAAGCGGCGAAAAGCCTGGCCTTTCTTGCGAAACAGCTCCCGGAAGTACGCGGCCGTCTGGATGATGCCGAGAACAAGCTGAACGCCTACCGTCAGGATAAAGACTCCGTTGACCTGCCGCTGGAAGCGAAATCGGTCCTCGATTCGATGGTTAACATTGATGCGCAGCTCAACGAACTGACCTTCAAAGAGGCGGAGATTTCCAAGCTTTATACCAAACGTCACCCGGCCTACCGCACGCTGCTGGAGAAACGCCGTACGCTGGAAGAAGAGAAAGCGAAGCTCAATGACCGCGTGACCGCGATGCCGAAAACGCAGCAGGAGATCGTGCGTCTGACCCGCGACGTGGAGTCCGGACAGCAGGTTTACATGCAGCTGCTGAACAAGCAGCAGGAGCTGAAAATCACCGAAGCCAGTACCGTGGGTGACGTGCGCATCGTCGACCCGGCTATTACCCAGCCTGGCGTACTGAAGCCGAAGAAAGCGCTGATCATTCTCGGCAGCATTATTCTCGGCCTGATGCTCTCCATCGTGGGCGTGCTGTTGCGTTCCCTGTTCAACCGCGGTATCGAAAGCCCGCAGGTGCTGGAAGAGAGCGGTATCAACGTCTATGCCAGCATTCCGCTGTCTGAGTGGCAAAAATCCCGTGACAGTGTCAAAACCATCAAGGGCGTTAAGCGTTACAAACAGAGCCAGCTGCTGGCGGTGGGTAACCCGACCGACCTCGCTATCGAAGCGATCCGTAGCCTGCGTACCAGTCTGCACTTCGCCATGATGCAGGCCAAAAACAACGTCCTGATGTTAACCGGCGTTAGCCCGTCAATCGGTAAAACCTTCGTCTGCGCCAACCTGGCGGCGGTGGTCAGCCAGACCAACAAGCGCGTGCTGCTGATCGACTGCGATATGCGCAAGGGCTATACCCACGAACTGCTGGGCACCAACAACGTTAACGGCCTGTCGGAAATCCTGCTCGGCAAAGGCGACATTAGCCAGAGCGCGAAACCAACAACGGTGCCGAAATTTGACCTGATCCCACGCGGTCAGGTGCCGCCTAACCCGTCCGAGCTGCTGATGAGCGAACGCTTCACCGAGCTGGTGGAGTGGGCGAGCAAAAATTACGACCTGGTGCTGATCGATACGCCGCCAATTCTGGCCGTGACCGACGCGGCCGTTGTTGGCCGCCATGCGGGTACCACGCTGATGGTAGCGCGTTACGCGGTGAACACACTGAAAGAGGTGGAAACCAGCCTGAGCCGCTTCGAGCAGAACGGCATTGAGGTGAAAGGGGTGATCCTGAACTCCATCTTCCGCCGCGCGACCGGGTACCAGGATTACGGGTATTACGAGTACGAATATAAGTCTGACAGTAAATAA